From a region of the Pectobacterium aquaticum genome:
- a CDS encoding protein-glutamate methylesterase/protein-glutamine glutaminase — MSKIRVLCVDDSALMRQIMTEIINSHPDMEVVATAPDPLVARDLIKKFNPQVLTLDVEMPRMDGLDFLEKLMRLRPMPVVMVSSLTGKGSEITLRALELGAIDFVTKPQLGIREGMLAYSELIAEKIRMAAKARLPQRSTAAESTKIIQHMPLLSSEKLIAIGASTGGTEAIRHVLQPLPPTSPALLITQHMPPGFTKSFAERLNKLCQITVKEAEDGERVLPGHAYIAPGARHLELARSGANYQVRLNDGPPVNRHRPSVDVLFRSVAQYAGRNAVGVILTGMGNDGAAGMLELHQAGAYTLAQNEASCVVFGMPREAIAMGGVDEVVDLHQVSQRMLAQISAGQALRI, encoded by the coding sequence ATGAGCAAGATAAGAGTATTATGTGTTGATGATTCTGCCCTCATGCGTCAGATCATGACTGAAATAATTAATAGCCACCCTGATATGGAAGTTGTCGCTACTGCCCCAGATCCGTTAGTCGCTCGTGATTTAATTAAAAAATTTAATCCTCAGGTATTAACGCTGGATGTTGAAATGCCGCGTATGGATGGACTGGATTTCCTTGAGAAACTTATGCGTTTGCGCCCGATGCCTGTTGTCATGGTGTCGTCCTTGACCGGAAAAGGGTCAGAGATTACGCTTCGCGCGCTGGAGCTTGGTGCGATTGATTTTGTTACCAAACCACAGTTAGGTATCCGTGAGGGAATGCTGGCGTACAGCGAGTTGATTGCGGAAAAAATTCGCATGGCTGCTAAGGCGCGTCTACCGCAACGTAGTACTGCCGCCGAGTCGACAAAGATTATTCAGCATATGCCATTACTCAGTAGTGAGAAGCTGATCGCGATTGGTGCATCAACGGGGGGAACGGAAGCGATACGGCATGTATTACAACCTCTGCCGCCGACAAGCCCTGCATTACTGATCACTCAGCATATGCCACCGGGTTTTACGAAGTCTTTCGCCGAGCGTTTGAACAAGTTATGCCAGATTACAGTGAAAGAAGCAGAAGACGGGGAGCGTGTTCTTCCTGGTCATGCCTACATTGCTCCAGGCGCACGCCATCTGGAACTGGCACGTAGTGGGGCAAACTATCAAGTACGTTTAAATGATGGACCTCCCGTCAATCGGCATCGTCCATCAGTTGATGTGTTATTCCGTTCGGTTGCGCAATACGCCGGGCGAAATGCTGTAGGAGTAATCCTTACTGGGATGGGCAATGATGGGGCTGCCGGTATGTTGGAACTCCATCAGGCTGGTGCTTATACTCTGGCCCAAAATGAAGCAAGTTGTGTGGTTTTCGGGATGCCGCGTGAAGCGATTGCGATGGGTGGCGTCGATGAAGTGGTGGATTTGCACCAGGTGAGCCAGCGTATGTTGGCACAAATCTCTGCCGGACAGGCATTACGTATATAA
- the cheY gene encoding chemotaxis response regulator CheY — protein MADKELRFLVVDDFSTMRRIVRNLLKELGFNNVEEAEDGADALNKLRSSAFDFVISDWNMPNMDGLELLQTIRADGALSSLPVLMVTAEAKKENIIAAAQAGASGYVVKPFTAATLEEKLSKIFEKLGM, from the coding sequence ATGGCCGATAAAGAACTCAGATTTCTGGTAGTGGATGATTTTTCGACGATGCGTCGAATTGTCCGTAACCTGCTGAAGGAACTGGGCTTTAATAACGTAGAAGAGGCAGAAGACGGCGCTGATGCACTGAATAAGCTTCGCTCCAGTGCTTTTGATTTCGTTATTTCTGACTGGAATATGCCCAACATGGATGGACTGGAGCTATTACAGACTATTCGTGCTGACGGCGCGCTTTCCAGCCTTCCCGTGCTGATGGTAACGGCAGAAGCAAAGAAAGAGAACATTATCGCTGCGGCACAAGCGGGTGCTAGCGGCTATGTAGTTAAACCATTTACTGCAGCTACCCTTGAAGAAAAACTGAGTAAGATTTTCGAAAAACTGGGTATGTAA
- the cheR gene encoding protein-glutamate O-methyltransferase CheR: MKSTPSRNRPESASILTQMVDRLPLSDTHFRRISQLIYQRAGIVLADHKREMVYNRLVRRLRLLGINDFGQYLALLESDPNSAEWQAFVNALTTNLTAFFREAHHFPILAEHAKKRPNGYTIWSTAASTGEEPYSLAMTLAEVLGNKASGCQVWASDIDTQVLEKATAGIYRHEELRSLSPQQLQRFFLRGTGPHSGLVRVRPELASMVHFQQLNLLAPDWSVPAPFDAIFCRNVMIYFDKETQERILRRFVPMLKPGGLLFAGHSENFSQISREFYLRGQTVYGLAKER, encoded by the coding sequence ATGAAAAGTACGCCATCGAGAAATCGCCCCGAGTCTGCTTCTATTCTGACGCAGATGGTTGACAGATTGCCGTTGTCGGACACCCATTTTCGCCGAATCAGCCAGTTAATATATCAGCGGGCTGGCATTGTCCTTGCGGATCACAAACGTGAAATGGTTTACAATCGTTTGGTTAGACGTCTTCGCTTGCTTGGAATCAATGATTTCGGTCAGTACTTAGCGCTATTAGAGTCAGATCCTAATAGTGCAGAATGGCAAGCTTTTGTTAATGCGTTAACCACTAACTTGACAGCGTTTTTCCGCGAAGCTCACCATTTTCCTATATTGGCTGAGCATGCCAAAAAACGTCCCAATGGCTACACTATCTGGAGTACGGCCGCCTCTACAGGGGAAGAGCCATATTCATTGGCGATGACTCTTGCTGAAGTTTTGGGTAATAAAGCGAGCGGGTGTCAGGTATGGGCCAGTGATATTGATACCCAGGTGCTAGAAAAGGCAACCGCTGGCATCTATCGCCATGAAGAGTTGCGCTCTCTTTCTCCACAGCAGCTACAGCGTTTTTTTTTACGCGGTACTGGACCACATAGTGGTTTGGTTCGTGTTCGCCCTGAGCTTGCGTCAATGGTGCATTTCCAACAACTCAATCTGCTCGCACCTGATTGGTCCGTTCCCGCGCCATTTGATGCTATTTTTTGTCGTAATGTAATGATTTATTTCGATAAAGAAACTCAAGAGCGTATTCTTCGTCGATTCGTCCCAATGCTTAAACCGGGTGGGTTGTTATTTGCTGGGCATTCAGAGAATTTCAGCCAGATCAGTCGTGAATTTTATCTGCGTGGGCAAACTGTATATGGGCTGGCTAAGGAAAGATAA
- the cheZ gene encoding protein phosphatase CheZ — translation MTPHMPSVNDTASATEIISRIGQLTRMLRDSLKELGLDNAIAEAAEAIPDARDRLDYVVQMTAQAAERALNCVEAAQPRQNQLEADAKSLKTRWDEWFENPIELADARELVTDTRSYLEDVPQHTSFTNAQLLEIMMAQDFQDLTGQVIKRMMDVVQEIEKQLLMVLLENIPEKPDSPKRPNDGLLNGPQLDKGAAGIVANQDQVDDLLDSLGF, via the coding sequence ATGACGCCACATATGCCGTCCGTGAACGACACCGCTTCAGCAACCGAGATCATTTCGCGTATCGGCCAATTGACTCGTATGCTGCGCGACAGTTTGAAAGAGCTGGGTCTGGATAATGCGATAGCAGAAGCAGCAGAGGCTATTCCTGATGCCCGCGATCGTCTTGACTATGTTGTCCAGATGACTGCGCAAGCTGCAGAGCGTGCTCTGAATTGCGTAGAGGCTGCACAACCACGTCAAAACCAACTAGAAGCGGATGCCAAATCCCTGAAAACCCGTTGGGATGAATGGTTTGAAAATCCAATTGAATTGGCAGATGCGCGTGAATTAGTGACGGATACGCGTAGCTATCTTGAGGATGTCCCACAGCATACCTCGTTTACCAACGCCCAACTGTTGGAAATTATGATGGCGCAGGATTTCCAGGATCTTACTGGTCAGGTAATCAAGCGTATGATGGATGTTGTCCAGGAAATTGAAAAACAACTGCTGATGGTGTTGCTGGAAAATATTCCAGAAAAACCAGATTCACCTAAGCGTCCTAATGATGGTCTGCTCAATGGACCTCAATTGGACAAAGGAGCAGCAGGAATCGTCGCCAATCAGGATCAGGTTGACGATCTTCTGGATAGTCTCGGATTCTAA